Genomic DNA from Podospora pseudoanserina strain CBS 124.78 chromosome 4, whole genome shotgun sequence:
CGTACGAAAATACACGTCCAGCTCAGCAGAAGAGGCCGGAGAAAGAGTTGAGAGGTGTTGGTAGACCAGTATGAGATTTATTGATACATTCTATGCGAGGTTCATTTCgttggaaggtggtggttgtggggcCTGGATGAACACCACTGTTAGCATGCACTGCGCTGAACAAAAGCAGTTTCAGACAACATACTTCGAGCTTTGTGGAAcccgccatcatcttctgAAAACCAATACCAACACCTTCAATGACAGCAAGAAGGACAGCGCAAGCAATGGCACCGTTTCTCGCCGCCTTATAGCCGCCACGGATGGCGAGCGAGCCACCTGTGAAGAAACCGGCAATCTGGACTGTGTTAGCGGTCTGCTACCAATTTCAAGATTCCGTAAAAAACGTACGATGGCGTTCCATGgatcctccttctttctgACGCCCTTCACGGCGCAGTCGTATGTAGAGAAGAGACCACCCCAGACACCAAAGTTACCACCCAATACTGGCGCGCGCATCTTGATAGCTGTGATGGCGCCCACTCGTCTCTCGCCATAGGGACTGTTTCTGAAACCCTTGATGCCGTGCCAGATCGTACCACCGATAGCCTAAAGAGGATGTTAGTTGTATGGAGGGGTCGAGGGACTGTCGTGCGGGAGACATACACCCATGGCGAAGGCACCGCCGAAATCGTTGAGAATGACCCATGGGCAGGGATCTAGAAACCGATATTAGAATCTATGTCGATCGTTTGCAGTAGGCAAAGGGTACTCACCTCTTGTGTGATCCATTTTGATGTGTGATGTTTGGGATTACTCGGTGTAAAGGAAGGCGGCGCGCAGGACTCGACTCAGCACCGACACTTGGTTATCGCAGGGAGGGAAATTGGGTGATTGTTATCCGGAGAAGGAATCTAAGAAAAGGCGATGGAGGGGTCACGGTGTGTTTGCGGCGGTCGTCGATGGTGGGTTGCCAGAGGCGTCGTTATCGTCCAAATCTCTCGATTCTGCAAACTTCGGCTTGATGATCTCAGAAGCCAAAAAAATTACAGGGATTGTGCCGTGCACAGACCAGTTCCTCCACCAAAGGTAGCGCCAAGACAGTGCGAGAGCCGCCCCGCCGTTATCGGCGACGGATAAGAACCTGGTTTCGATAAGAGTTGCCGGTGGGGCAGGGGACCTTGAGCACATCGGACAGTGGGCAATTGGTGAGAGTCACAGAGGAAGGCACATAACCCCGCTGACAAGAAACAGCTAGCTTTCCGGTGTCACTCTCTAGGCTAGTGCAGGGGCAGATGTGATGATGCTATCGGCACGGCACGAGACGGGGAAGATCTCATGAAGCCGGAGTTTCTCAAGTCAGGTTCAGCTGTGATGTGTGCTGTACACTGTACATAGATACAGTTGGCAAACGGGTGACCTCGTGACCACGCTGTGCTGCCGAGACAATCCCACATCATTGGCGGCGTCGTGGTTCGTCCCCCAAGGTCGATCTTGGAGAGGATAGATGCAGTAGGGACATGCGGTGTGgtctcaccctcacccctgGGCgagagaaacaaaagaaagtCAGGGGGCTAACACGTTTTGAGCCATGTGTCCCATCGCCGGGCCTCGTAAATCTCGCACCACAATCGGGGAATGGCATTTGCTTTGTCGAGAAGCACGCGTCGTGGCGTTTGATGCTTCTTGCCGGCCCGGGACGACCTTCCCATTGGGTATATGAATAGGGGCTGtccctcaacctcatgcCACCACTGCTCCCAACCTTCTCCTGCATATCTTTGCCTATCGACATATCTCCCGCAAGAGCGGTGAGATGCCtccgtccttcttctttcgaCCTGTTCGCGGTGGTTTATGAGAGCCGTCAGGAATGGTGCACTTCGACCCTGATCTCGCGTCATCCGCCCGGCCCAGCAACAATCTGAAGACACGGTGTAACATGGACGAACTCGGAGAGCCCGGACCTCTGTCTCAGCAAGGAGAGTCTGTACAAAAGACAGAGGCCACCGACAACGGCCTCGTTAGACCTGTCCCCCAGAACTTTGTTTGGCGTTTGTATGGGAGGAGCAACAGCAGTTCGACATCTGTGAAGGTGAACCCCAGCGATATGGCTCTCGGCGTGCCCGTCCTTCGGGAGACGTTCGATCCCTGGCGATGCCACGACGGCcacgacgaagatgatggaggttgcAAAGGATgcatcaagatcaacaaaGCTAGGGCCGCGGCTGCATCTCTTGCCACGCCGCTGGCTATGGCATCCATGGCATCCCACGCTGGCACCACCGGTGAGTTCTGATGTCTACTCTGCCTGTTCAACCGTTTCAACCGCTGGCCTGGCCTTGTCCCCCGCAAACCCCCACACCCCTTCTGCCTGCCCCGTAAAGGTACCTTACCAGCCCGCTGGCCACATTTTCGATCGTCCCACCGTGGGGTGCATCCGTCCCTTCTCTTTGGGGCGTTTTAATCCTGTCATGGAATCTGGGAA
This window encodes:
- the TIM17 gene encoding translocase of the inner membrane (BUSCO:EOG09265E6R; EggNog:ENOG503NZN8; COG:U) is translated as MDHTRDPCPWVILNDFGGAFAMGAIGGTIWHGIKGFRNSPYGERRVGAITAIKMRAPVLGGNFGVWGGLFSTYDCAVKGVRKKEDPWNAIIAGFFTGGSLAIRGGYKAARNGAIACAVLLAVIEGVGIGFQKMMAGSTKLEAPQPPPSNEMNLA